The Sesamum indicum cultivar Zhongzhi No. 13 linkage group LG6, S_indicum_v1.0, whole genome shotgun sequence genome has a segment encoding these proteins:
- the LOC105163443 gene encoding uncharacterized protein LOC105163443: protein MRIRKHAKISPLIYATSSLKPGTLLQTHVCQLNQSPWDVMSFSPPSTPPPPSPLFQVNGDCVSAGNGSSEHCISVGEREFDAGRHWEYSDDSTTVKAEEQPPARNQQIILCCKTDGKSWQCKREATKGNSLCEHHLSLVKNYNSLAHHAAKKPEKPAPPESRRRPRPKKASSSSNPYEFYYYSGFGPRWGKKRGDQSTCKNNGNCIVPKVVDDHEHEKEVSRRVDDNGDEFDYVEYEDDDEDNEELEERNGNGKKRMRKRIKARSLKSLM from the exons ATGAGGATACGCAAGCACGCCAAGATTTCTCCGTTAATCTATGCGACCTCGTCTCTCAAGCCCGGGACCCTCCTTCAGACTCATGTTTGTCAGCTGAATCAGTCGCCCTGGGACGTCATGAGTTTCTCGCCGCCGTCAACTCCTCCGCCTCCTTCTCCGCTGTTCCAG GTCAATGGAGATTGTGTTTCTGCTGGAAATGGGAGCTCAGAGCATTGCATTTCAGTTGGTGAAAG AGAGTTTGATGCTGGCCGGCATTGGGAATATTCCGATGACTCCACCACTGTTAAGGCGGAGGAGCAGCCTCCTGCGAGAAACCAGCAAATCATTTTGTGCTGCAAGACGGACGGAAAGAGCTGGCAATGCAAGAGGGAGGCCACCAAAGGAAATTCATTATGCGAGCATCATTTATCCTTGGTGAAAAACTACAACAGCCTGGCTCACCACGCCGCGAAGAAACCAGAAAAGCCAGCACCACCGGAGTCCCGCCGCCGTCCCCGTCCCAAGAAGGCCTCATCCTCGTCGAATCCGTAtgaattttactattattcAGGTTTCGGGCCACGGTGGGGCAAGAAGAGAGGCGATCAATCGACTTGCAAAAACAATGGCAATTGCATCGTACCAAAAGTTGTTGATGATCATGAACATGAAAAGGAAGTGTCGAGACGAGTGGACGATAATGGAGATGAGTTCGATTATGTTGAATACGAAGACGATGACGAAGATAATGAGGAGTTAGAGGAACGTAATGGGaatgggaaaaaaagaatGCGAAAGCGGATCAAGGCT